From one Humulus lupulus chromosome 8, drHumLupu1.1, whole genome shotgun sequence genomic stretch:
- the LOC133797869 gene encoding putative glycine-rich cell wall structural protein 1 has product MASTKVIGVTFLILLLLDLSLAARQLKASRGGGGGGGGGRGGGGGGGGALGSGSGSGYGSGSGSGYGSGGGKSGGGGGGGGGGGGGGGGGGANGSGSGYGSGSGYGSGSGYGSGSGIGGGGGGGGGRGGGGGGGSGIGGGSGSGFGSGSGYGSGSGSGKGGGGGGGGGGGGGGGGGSSGNGSGYGSGSGYGEGSGSGYGGDNGDFSP; this is encoded by the coding sequence ATGGCTAGCACCAAGGTGATTGGTGTGACATTCTTGATTTTGCTGCTTCTGGACCTCTCCTTAGCTGCTAGACAATTGAAGGCAAGTAGAGGTggaggaggtggtggtggtggaggaagaggtggcggtggcggtggcggtggtgCCCTCGGCTCGGGTTCTGGCTCGGGGTATGGCTCTGGGAGTGGTTCGGGATATGGTAGTGGGGGAGGAAAAAGTGgcggtggaggaggaggtgggggtggtggtggtggtggcggtggaggaggaggagctaATGGTTCGGGGTCGGGTTATGGATCAGGATCAGGATATGGTAGCGGGTCTGGTTATGGAAGTGGGAGTGGGATCGGAGGTGGGGGAGGTGGCGGTGGCGGCCGAGGAGGAGGTGGAGGTGGAGGCTCTGGAATAGGAGGTGGGTCCGGTTCAGGGTTCGGAAGTGGGAGTGGATATGGAAGCGGCAGCGGCAGTGGTAAAGGTGGTGGCggtggtggaggtggtggaggcggtggtggCGGCGGAGGAGGTAGCTCCGGAAATGGTTCGGGCTATGGTAGTGGGTCGGGATATGGTGAGGGATCTGGTTCGGGATATGGTGGAGACAATGGTGATTTTTCACCATGA